tcaatttttgatgtAGGTCAGAGCAGTGCAGCAAACAATTGGGCCAAGGGATTTTACACAGAGGGCTCGGAACTACTGGAATCAGGCATGGACTGCATCCGCAAACTTACGGAATTCTGTGATTGCGTCCAAGGCTTTCAGGTTGCGCATTCGTTAGGAGGGGGTACTGGTTCAGGCCTTGGCTCGCTGTTAATGTCAAAGATTCGCGAAGAATACCCAGACAGACTGCTAAGCAGCTTCTCTGTGCTTCCCTCACCGAGGGTGTCTGAAACAGTCACAGAACCCTACAATGCTACTTTAAGCTTCCATCACCTTGTTGACATTGCAGATGCCGCAATTTGTATTGATAACGAAGCATTGTATCATATCTGTTCGAACATTCTCAAACTTAAGACACCCACTTATAGCGAATTGAACCGATTAGTGGCCACCACTATGGCAGGTGTGACAACATCACTCCGTTTCCCTGGTCAGGTGAGTagcttaaataaaattttctcgGGGTAAACATAGTGCAAAAAGTACAAACCACGTGGAAATCAAGGGCAAAGAGAATAAATATATACCGCATTTGTATCCTAGTTTTCATGGGGCTGTTTATTCGGTGGCAAGCTCTTCATTTTTACCCGAGATAATATGATctaaatctaattttttgtgAGCAGATATTAATGTAGTAAAGAAACAGGACGtcacaaaaactgaatttgtgtaaaataataGATTAGCTAGCATACTTAGAGAGAAGAAGATGAAAAAAGCTCCCTTGCCAAAGATCAGTCTGTTGGCGCAAGTTGGTGGGAAGATATAAGCACAGTTATACTTTAAAGACGCGaaacaaatccttctaaaattggCTTGGATCGTAAACTGTTCTAGAAGGATTGTTTACACCTAAACTCACGGTGCTTATACCTCCGCCACCAATTTGCATTACCAGGCTGATGTTTTTTTTGCAAGGGAACacttttcatcttgttctttctagATATGCCAAACTATCTTATGAttttacaaatttaatttttgtgacgtcatcaatttTCTTGTCTAttcaaaaaggcaaaaatgaaCAATATTTAGTTTGAACCTAATTAATTTAAGGCATAAGTTCTATTAAGAAGGGGTCTATCTATAAAGCGATGAAAGGTTCATCTAGAGGCTATAAACATCCCAGAATTTCGAAGAGGATAATGAGGTCTCGAAGCTTTCTAGCGGACTCACGGTCCGTGACGTTGGCCAAAAGTATCGCTGCTCTGCGAATGAGTGATAATATGATTGGAGTTTTATAGCTGAGATAAAACTAGTTTGACTCGATAGTCTTCAAAAGGAGTGCATGTGAGAGGTTTTAGAACTGATTCATTGTCCTCTATCTTGGCAGCTCAACGCAGACCTTAGAAAACTCGCCGTAAACATGGTACCATTTCCTCGTCTTCATTTCTTCATCCCCTCCCACGCACCGCTTATTAGCCAAGGTTCGCAGAGCTTCAGATCATACGCCATCTCCGAACTCACAAGCAATATGTTTGGACCCCAGAACATGATGGTGGCTTGTGATCCAAGACAGGGACGATACCTCACCGCTGCCGCCATGTTCAGAGGCCAGCTTGCCATGAGAGATGTCGAAGAAACCATTTCGGAGATGCAAAACGCGCGTTCGTCAGCATTTGTGGACTGGATACCAAATAACATGAAAACGGCCGTGTGTAATGTTCCTCCCAAAGGGCAAAAAACCGCCGCTACATTTCTGTATAACAGTACTGCCATTCAAGAAGCATTCAAGAGGTTTACAGAGCAGTTTTCTGCGATGTTCAGGAGAAGGGCGTTTCTCCATTGGTACACGACTGAAGGCATGGATATCATGGAATTTACAGAGGTATTCCACCttttaggcccagttcaaacgtccaACATTTTATGTATCGAACTGCAGACTTCGAACTTAATTATTCGGATGCAATCCATTTTCACAAGTGTGTGCAATGCTTAccagtaaaaataaattatattaatttatgcattaggttcgacACATGAAACGTTTGACTTTTGAA
The genomic region above belongs to Porites lutea chromosome 12, jaPorLute2.1, whole genome shotgun sequence and contains:
- the LOC140921525 gene encoding tubulin beta-1 chain-like — protein: MRDIVHIQVGQCGNQISSKFWELISDEHGITPDGHCKGQSPQTDRLNVYFSETSDGRYIPRAACLDLEPGSINSLRSSKYGGLFSPDNCICGQSSAANNWAKGFYTEGSELLESGMDCIRKLTEFCDCVQGFQVAHSLGGGTGSGLGSLLMSKIREEYPDRLLSSFSVLPSPRVSETVTEPYNATLSFHHLVDIADAAICIDNEALYHICSNILKLKTPTYSELNRLVATTMAGVTTSLRFPGQLNADLRKLAVNMVPFPRLHFFIPSHAPLISQGSQSFRSYAISELTSNMFGPQNMMVACDPRQGRYLTAAAMFRGQLAMRDVEETISEMQNARSSAFVDWIPNNMKTAVCNVPPKGQKTAATFLYNSTAIQEAFKRFTEQFSAMFRRRAFLHWYTTEGMDIMEFTEADSNMNDLIAEYQQYEDAGIDDVIYDEDEYEELVEFSGDASNNI